The sequence below is a genomic window from Flavobacterium keumense.
TTCTTATTTATGGGGTTTTCTCCTTTTGTTCGTTATAATTTCCTCAGGATCGATCAGTAGGATTTTCACTACCATCGGGGATAAAAAAAACATCTTGTTTTTCAATACAAGATGTCTTTAATTTTAGTTTTATATTTTTATAGCTCAAACAAAAGTGTCAAAGTAACTGTACTTTTTTTGGTATTGATAGCTGCGCCATCAGTAAGTCCTTGCTCAAAGAAACCTTGTTTCGAATCTCTTTTGAAAGCAGCGTAAGACAAATCCAATTTGGTACCACCAAAATTATAGCCAATTCCTGTTGAAAAGCCTTTTAAGTCTCCAATTGTAGTCTTATTTTTGTATGGACTTTGTTCATAACGGTAACCACCTCTCAAACTCCACGCTTCAATTTTATACTCAGCTCCAATTCGCAATTCTTCTGCGTTAATTAGTAAACCGTTTAAGCTGTTGTTTAGGTCTCTAAAATAAGCGTCATTTGCTGGCTTAAATTGGGTGTTGTTGTAATCTTTTAAAGTGTAATCAATGCTAATTAATCCTTTTTTGCCAAAAATATAAGCCATACTTCCAGTCCATTTGCTTGGGGTTTGCAATTTGTATGGGTCGTAATAATTGGTGATGTTTGGATTGACTACATCAGGTGCTAATTCTCCGGTTGTGTTGGCACTAACAGCGATAAGCTTCTGAGTAAATTCATCACTTAAACGATACCAAGTAGGAGATTCGTATGCTAAGCCTAATCGTAATGAATTGGTAATTTTAGCGATGGCACCTAATTGAAAAGATAATCCAGTTCCGTAAGTATATAACTCGTTGTCAAATTGAATTCTTGAAATCGTATAATTTGAGGTTAGGGGCGCATTGTTGTCTTCATAAAATCTTGCGAACTGTCTGAAGTCAACAAAATGAGTGTTTAAATTAAATCCTAAGTATATTTTATCTCTAAACGATGAAGATAAATTAAAAGATAATTTGCCATTGTAACCTTTGTTGTTAATAGTACTTTCATGATAATAGTTTCCGTTGTCAGCTACATTTGAAACATAGCTAGTATTGTTTGGAGTAGTACTACTAGGATTAAATACATAAGCCTGATATCCCAAAAAAGCTTGTTGAGCACCATGTCCAAGATCTCCATAATTAGAATTTTCTAATACACTTAAAGGAATGCCATTAGCATATGATAAGAAGTAACGATCAATAGAATGTGTTGGATTGGTTCCTGCAGAGAAAATAGAATTATTTAGATTATTAGTATTTTCATAGTTAATACCTATTGAGATTTTTTTCCAATCATTAGATGTTTGTTGGTTTTTAAAAACAAATACACCTCCCGCCTGATTGAGGTCTATAGAATGGTTTGTTTCTTTTGTTTTTTCTCCAAAATAATCAGAATTATTGGTGGTACCGTTTGAATTTAAAGTAAAACCTAGTTGATTGTTTGAGAAAATAGCGTAACCTGCGGGGTTAATATTGATAGAAGATAAATCTCCTCCTAAAGCTCCAAAAGCACCACTCAAAGCATTGAAACGGGCAGTTCCGTTGATATTACTTTGCGCATAACGTAAAGCGTCTCTAATTTCTTGTGCATGAAGATGGTAAAACGAAAGACTAACTAGTATAAGTAAGATATTTTTTTTCATAATCTATTCTAAGGTTTGAGATTTTTGATTTTTAAGTAAGGTGTGTTGCTAAAGATTTATCGGTTGCCTCTTCTTCCTCCTCCATAAGATCCACCTCCTCCATAAGATCCACCGCTAGAACGGCTATAATCTGAATCAGATGATCTTGAAGGAGTGTAGCTGTCACTACTGCTTGGGCTGTAAGATCTTGAAGGGGTATACGAATCGTTCTTACGATTTGGATTATAATTCCTGGCTGGGTTAGTATTACTATCGGATGATCTTGTTCTGTTAATGTTGTTATATAAAAAATTTGGGTTTTGAGTGTTGTTTGAGTTACTGCTAAATGAAGGTGTCGATCTTGTTGAGCGATAACTACCTCTATTTGAGTAATTTGCTGGGTTTTGAATAACTGTTCTTCCTATATAATTTCCTGAATAATTTGTGTTATTAGTATAATTAGAACCTCTTCTACTATTGTTGTAAGAGTAATTTGTTCCTCGGTACGAATGATGATATATTGGGTAATTCCAATATGTTGGAGAGTAATAGTATCCAAAATAATTAGGATAAACCCAACCGTAATATGAATAGTCCCAATAATTATATGGATAACCCCAATTAGAATAAGGATTTCTCCAACCATATCCGTAAAAAGGATATCCGAATGACATACCCCAATTGTTAAGGTAATAATTGATGGTTACATTTTTAGAATTACTACCCCAACTGGCGTAATTGGAATTATTTTGACGATTAATAGTGTCGTTATAGCTTGTATAACTATCAATGTCTGTGAAGATTGCAGTAGTATCATTACTGTCTTGTAATGAATTAAAATAATTTTGATACGCTGTTGCGGATTCATTAGAAATTATTCTTCTCTGAATTTTAGAATCAGTAGAGCCATAAATGCCATCTGTGTCATAATAAGAGCTATTTTGATACGAACTACAAGAAGTTATTACAAAAATGCT
It includes:
- a CDS encoding OmpP1/FadL family transporter, which codes for MKKNILLILVSLSFYHLHAQEIRDALRYAQSNINGTARFNALSGAFGALGGDLSSININPAGYAIFSNNQLGFTLNSNGTTNNSDYFGEKTKETNHSIDLNQAGGVFVFKNQQTSNDWKKISIGINYENTNNLNNSIFSAGTNPTHSIDRYFLSYANGIPLSVLENSNYGDLGHGAQQAFLGYQAYVFNPSSTTPNNTSYVSNVADNGNYYHESTINNKGYNGKLSFNLSSSFRDKIYLGFNLNTHFVDFRQFARFYEDNNAPLTSNYTISRIQFDNELYTYGTGLSFQLGAIAKITNSLRLGLAYESPTWYRLSDEFTQKLIAVSANTTGELAPDVVNPNITNYYDPYKLQTPSKWTGSMAYIFGKKGLISIDYTLKDYNNTQFKPANDAYFRDLNNSLNGLLINAEELRIGAEYKIEAWSLRGGYRYEQSPYKNKTTIGDLKGFSTGIGYNFGGTKLDLSYAAFKRDSKQGFFEQGLTDGAAINTKKSTVTLTLLFEL